The Lutra lutra chromosome 15, mLutLut1.2, whole genome shotgun sequence genome includes a region encoding these proteins:
- the LOC125086441 gene encoding LOW QUALITY PROTEIN: WD repeat-containing protein 74-like (The sequence of the model RefSeq protein was modified relative to this genomic sequence to represent the inferred CDS: substituted 1 base at 1 genomic stop codon), with translation MAAAGARWNHVWVGTETGILKGVNLQLKQAANFTAVGQPRREEAVSALCWGAGGETQILVGCVDRTVRYFSTEEGRFQGQKHCPGGEGTLRGLAQVDGTLITCVDSGIVQVWRDSDKEASSDPLLELSVGPGVCRMRQDLAHPHVVATGGKENALKVWDLQGSEEPVFRAKNVRNDWLDLRFPIWDQDIQFLPESQKLVTCTGYHQVRVYDPASPQRRPVLEATYGEYPLTAMTLTPGANSVIIGNTHGQLAEIDLRQGRLLGCLKGLAGSVRGLXCHPSKPLLASCGLDRVLRVHRIRNPRGLEHKVYLKSQLNCLLLSGRDNWEDEPQEPQEPKKAPLEDTETDELWASLEAAAKRKLPDLERTQGALQTRRRKKQRPGSTSP, from the coding sequence aTGGCGGCTGCAGGGGCACGCTGGAATCATGTGTGGGTGGGCACGGAGACCGGGATCCTGAAAGGGGTGAACCTTCAGCTCAAACAGGCGGCAAACTTCACGGCGGTGGGACAGCCGCGGCGCGAGGAGGCGGTGAGCGCCCTGTGCTGGGGCGCTGGAGGCGAGACTCAGATCCTGGTGGGTTGCGTCGACAGAACGGTGAGGTACTTCAGCACCGAGGAAGGCCGATTCCAGGGCCAGAAGCACTGCCCTGGCGGAGAGGGCACGTTACGAGGCCTCGCCCAGGTCGACGGCACCCTTATCACATGTGTGGATTCTGGGATTGTCCAAGTCTGGCGTGACAGTGACAAAGAGGCATCTTCTGACCCACTCCTGGAACTGAGTGTGGGTCCTGGGGTGTGTAGGATGCGCCAAGACCTGGCACACCCCCATGTGGTTGCCACGGGTGGGAAAGAGAATGCTTTGAAGGTGTGGGACCTACAGGGGTCTGAGGAGCCTGTGTTCAGGGCCAAGAACGTCCGGAATGACTGGCTTGACCTGCGGTTTCCCATCTGGGATCAGGACATACAGTTCCTGCCTGAGTCTCAGAAGCTTGTCACCTGCACAGGGTACCACCAGGTCCGTGTCTATGATCCAGCCTCCCCCCAGCGCCGGCCAGTCCTAGAGGCCACCTATGGAGAGTACCCACTTACGGCCATGACCCTCACTCCTGGGGCCAATTCAGTGATCATAGGGAACACTCACGGGCAGCTGGCAGAAATCGACCTTCGGCAAGGGCGCTTACTGGGCTGTCTGAAGGGGTTGGCGGGCAGTGTCCGAGGATTATAGTGCCACCCTTCAAAGCCCCTGCTGGCCTCCTGTGGCTTGGACAGAGTCTTGAGGGTACACAGGATCCGGAATCCACGGGGCCTAGAGCATAAGGTTTATCTGAAGTCTCAACTGAACTGCCTTCTCCTGTCAGGCAGGGATAACTGGGAGGATGAGCCGCAAGAGCCCCAGGAGCCCAAAAAGGCACCCCtggaagacacagagacagatgaACTTTGGGCCTCCTTGGAGGCAGCTGCCAAGCGGAAGCTCCCTGATTTGGAGCGGACCCAGGGGGCTCTCCAAACCAGACGGAGAAAAAAGCAGCGGCCTGGGTCCACCAGCCCCTGA